The window GGTAACCAAAAGTATAGATTGAAGAAATAGTGTTTAATTTGATATCCTTGTGATATGTAACTTTGCATTGCGTGCAATAGAAGGTAGTTACCTCGCCAACATTTACAGTAATCACGTGAGGTAAAAACCCAAAACCAGCAGAACCTGCACAAATTTAACCCCAATTTTTCATCAATTTACATCAACATATATAAGATAATAACAATACAAGAATAATTACTCTGCCAGATGAAAATGGCTAAAAACACCAGAAACAACAATCACACTTTCTTACTACTGCAGTAAAAACTAATGATCCActtccatttccatttccaCTTCTTCTTCCTAAGTTATGATCAATAACATAGAAGGGcaaataagtcatttcatcCAGAGACAGTACTGATTCCCAGCACAAGCAAAACCCTTATTGTCGTCTGTCTCTTTTTCCTGTTTATACTTTTTCTTtctcacattaaataaataaacatgatATTGTCGGCCTGCTGAAGCCAAACTGACCGTATTTTttaagacaaataaaaaaatcacagaagaagaagagcaagaacAAGTCAAAAAAggtaatcttttttatttttattttttaaacattagaatcaaaattaaagaagacataaaataagaatttataccCAAAGCTTGTAACTGTTGCTTCTTGCTTGATCCAAGAGGACGGCCTCTCACCTTCTTCAAGGAATGAAGTGAAGCAGGCGACTGTGACGTCGGAGCGAATGATCCGCCGGACTGAGACATGGAACCACCAGAACCCGCCGGAGACAGACCAAGTGACATCGACCCATCTGGACCATACCTCCTTGGCCGACCTCTCTTCTTCTTTGCCGGTTGTCCCATCATGTTTGGATCATATGGGACTGCGGCTGCAGGAGACTGAAAATGAGGAGAGCCACCGCTCGCCGGCTTAAACGCCGCCGACCCATCTCCGCCGGCATAAGCAAAATGCATATTATGGACGACAGGCTGTTGTTGCTGTTCGGAGGAAACCACCAACGGAGACTTTTGAAAGCCGATGGAGAACGGAGAACTATTCGTTACAACACCACCTGTCTCAGATCCAGACATCTGTCTCTGACAATTCatgtttcaaaaaaaaaaaacaaagctGTAAAATCTCAGATCAACCGTCAACAAGCTTCTAAACCCTagtagaaagaaaataaaaacttaaactaTAAAAAGGGTAAAACAACTAacattgttgaaaaaaaaaatcaaagactGAAGAACCCTAAATAGCTCGGATAAAAATCTACTATCTTTATTACAGCAGATCTGACCCAAAAAATAAACAAAGCTGACAAAGATCAttacctaaaaaaataataattttgttggtTTATATTATGGATTTTACAGTCttctgaaaaaaatattaagagtgAAAGCAGTAAAATCggagaaaaaatatgaaaaaaaatgaattacttaccaaataaattaggaaaattTAAGGGGTGAGGTTGAAAGAGACGAAGAGATCAAGAGGAGGGAAGGCAAGAAAATTCTGGGGAcaagaaaaataagagagagaaacagaaaaaaaataagaaatgagAGAGAGAATTGAAAATTGGTGTAATTTAGGTGAGAAGTAAGTTTGGAGTAAATATTTATCGTTTTGccaacttaatattaatattaataataaataaataaaataaaaccctttaatttatatttaatgggGATTTTTTAACTTCTAAGCTACGCCCTAGATTGGTCATTTTTgactttagagagagaaaaatgctTTCGGtgctaaaattaaataagactGTCTTGTTTTACTTTaggtcttattattaatttatttataaatatattacagCTTGTATCATATGTTATAGTAATCTAAACTTTATCCTAACTTAAAATATAGTTAATAGTTAGTACTATCTTACATTCTTTCTTTTCCCCTAaacataatacatttttttttattaagactGTAATCAAACATAGCATCATTTATTGAGTCGAAACTAATTAGGTAGTTTGAATGACAAAAGTCACCAACGATACACTTcccattcaaaaaaaattaaattaagtgagAGTTCATTTCTATATTAGAAAAGAAATTGTTgagatcaaataaataaacacttTGTTATTGTTTAATTGCTGGCTTGATTATGGAAATTTAAGTACTTCATTCATATTAGTACAagataacttaattaaaaatcattgtCACAACTACTAAAGCATTAAGACTGCATTTTAGGATGGTTTCTAATTTTGTTCTGTACATATTTCATGATTTCACCCATGTgagtttagttttaattttttttttaaatcacacattttgtgttgatataaataatttatgacaCAATTTAGCCGTAACATTTTTAAACTATGTTGGGTGAGTTATAGTGAAAtatttaaggttttaaaatatattgtccGATCGGTCGGATTTCGAAACGGGTGAATGGCTAAAATTTGGTCAAGCCGGATGGTTCGGCAGAAAATTTTTGATTTGAAAGGTTATTTCAAATACTTATTTGTAATTCGAGTAATTTTTTAACCaacttttaaaaagttttatacaattaatacattaaattcGTACAATTCTAATTTACTTGTGTGGTATAAAAGTAACTTACCACGGAATCGAAATTCGCCAAATAAACCGGGTTGAGATCTAGACGGCTCATAACTGTAGAAAATATAGATTGATTATATACTAACAGTGTGAATATTtgttaaaagatttttattaagatgtttgattattatatcttaatagACTACTACTAGtagttttgattaaataattatgagCCAATGGTGAAGGGAAGAAAGTATCAGAGGCAGAAGAACCACATAACAGCCAATCAATATTCGCCTCTTCTTCTAGTCTAtagtataatatatactatAGAGAAGAAAACCCTTAAGGAGGAAGTGGCATGCAATGGCGCCTCTTTCATGTTTGCATATACACCAGTTTCTTCCACCTCTTGGACTTCACCCCGTCGCCATCACTGCAGCATCTCCTCCACCTCCACGGTTCTCAAGTAGCTCCAATTCCAAGCTAATCCACTCACTTTGCCGCTCTTGTCTCCGCACCACCACCAACAACAACCAGAATCAAAATTCACGAATTCAATTCCAAGGTTCAAGGAGAGAAGCTCTCTTTGCAGCATTTTCATTTCCTGCACTTCTTTCCCTTCCTCCGCTTGCCTGGGCGGTCGATACAGGTCTTTTAACTAACTTGTTCATTCCAACCTCGTCTTTTCGTTGAAATTGTGCTCACTTCCGTCTGTCTGTCTTCTATTTCAGCTTCCGATTTCCGCTTATACTCTGATGATTTAAACAAGTACAAGATAATGATTCCGCAAGGTTCGGTAgtttcatcatcatcttctcttTAGTAACATGCTTTTTCGTTTGTTGAATGCCAATTGGGCTCTGCTCTAACTGTAGATTGGCAAGTGGGAGCCGGAGATAGCAATGGAATTAATTCAGTGACAGCGTTTGTCCCTCAAGAATCTTCTGGTTCAAATggtaattaattcaattaactGTTGTTGTTTGATAGATTCTATATATGCATATACtgaattcattcattcattcttcaTTGTGGGGAACAAACAAACAGTAAGTGTAGTTATCACTGGGCTAGGAGCTGATTTTACAAGGGTTGAATCTTTTGGAAAAGTATATGAATTTGCAGAGAGTCTGGTTAGTTTCTTCAACCTCTAACTTAATTAGCCACTACTAGTCCGTTCCTTACCATTTGGACTTCTCAGGTTGGTGGACTCGATAGAAGCTGGCAAAGGCCGCCTGGTGTGTCTGCAAAGCTCATAGACAGTAAATCCTCCAACGGTTAGGCAGTCAGTCAGTCGATTGCTTTAGTTCATTAGTAGTTCGTCAATTTACACCCACATCTGTGTCTCTGCCCGTATGCAGGATTGTATTACATCGAGTACACACTACAAAATCCAGGTGAAAGTCGGAGGCATTTAATTTCCGTTTTAGGGGTTGCTAATAATGGTTGGTACAACAGATTATACACGGTTACTGGACAGGTAAGTCTAACCAATCTTTCTATTACTTTCTCGTGTTTGATCTGAAATTGTATTTTTCCTTATCTGGAGCAGTATCTTGAAGAGGATTCAGAAAAATATGGTTCCAAAATCGAACAGGTAACTTCACAATCTCCATGATTACTTACTCTCTTTGGCTTCTTCTTCCTCACATGTTGTTAACATTTGCAGGCGATTGCATCTTTCAGGTTTATCTGAGACATGATCAAAATAACAACTGTTTTGCTATCTATCTCAACTCTCCATTcttgttgttatatataaaaaatgatttaagacATTCTTCTGAGTCTTTAAGTAATACATATGGTGGTTCAGAAATTGCATTCCAAGTTACAACTAAcataaagttatataattaacatttgTTCTGATATCACCAAACAAACCATTCTTAAGCAGCATTgatctcctcctcttcctcctcctttGTGCTGCTGCTGCTTTCTCCTCCTCCATTGTTTGCAGCAGCAGCAGTGACAGTAACAACATCATTATTCGTCGTAGCAAtcttagttgttgttgttgtggctggtttattaaaaataagtgtGAGCTGATCAGCAAAAAGAAGGTTTTTCATTTGATGCAACTGTTGCCACTCTTTCTCCATTTGCAAATCAACTTCCTCGAATTTCAATATCTTCTCTTGAATCTCCTTCATCTGCAAAACCAATAATAGTCAGTGAATGACAACGATGAAGATGATTTTGGAATGAAATGTGCAGCACCTGTACATTCGTAATGTGACTGATTGCTCTCTCCATATCTCGTTCATCCCTCTCAATACACGCCATTGCTTTTAAACAACCTTCAGTGGATGTAATAAATAAACCAATAAATAAAATGGAAATCGTGTGTTATTGACTTCttgttcattattattataaaccaACCCCATACCTTTCTCATTAACTTCTTTAGACAAAGCTGCAATGGCAGACTGAGCAGTTGTTTCAGCCACATTTACACCAACAATTGCTGATAAAAAAGCAGCCTGAGATCAAGAAAACAACATTCAAGGTCAAATATATGTCAATATAAACACTCAATAATCAAACACCCACTACCCACCTGAGCCATAATCGGGTTGCTTGCATCAGCCAGTGGGTTGAATCGCATCCTTTTCGCAGGACTCTCGTCCTCAATGACATCAGCATCGTCATCGACAGAATCAGGATGACCCGCGACAAATTGCTCTCCAAAAGGAAGCTTGATAAAGCGATTGACACATTCCCTCTCGCTTCTACCTCCACCAACATGCTCAGAAATCTTCTTCCAATCGTCGCCATAATGCATAGCAGCTTCTAGAAGATGCAGAGTTTCCTTATCGGTCCAATCAGCCTTTATCTCTTCGTTGATTTCAACCCTTTTAAAATCCGAAGAAGACACACCAACCCGATAATTTCCGCGCACGTAACACCTCGCACATAAAGTCAAACCAAACTGTCCATCCACAAATCAAAGAAAATTATCCAAAAGACAATAAGGAAACCTTTTGTTCTTATGCTGAAGGAATGAACGAATAAGAATCGATACCTTGTCGCTGACAAAGCAGGCAATGCTGCAAACAGACTTGCATCCACTGCACAGTCTCTTCTTTGTGGCGATGAAATCAGGATTAGCAGCTTGTTCATTGACATGGTTAGAGGAATTAGAAGCTGTGGATGATTTAGTCTCCTTTTCATCCCATTTTAAGGGAATTTTCGATGTTGAGCCATTATAGTTGATCAAACCCCAAGCTTCTAAGAAATCAAACACTCTACGGACAGATCCTACATCTCCAATAATCGATTTCCTAGCCTCTGTGAAACTAATCTTAGCCGTCGAATTCTCTCTGTACCTAGTGATAATTGAGTTCCTATAGTACTTGTAAACCCTAGGGTTCTTCGAAGGTGATTTCCCATCGAAAAACTCAGGGAGAAATCGAGTCTCACAATCGTGAATTCCATTCCACGAAAACCACCctgtaaaatattaaactacTTTTAACAGACGAAGAAAGTGCACCCACCACTGATTAATAATAACTAGCGAGATTCCTCTTCTAGatctttaaagaaaaaaagtgaCGAAGGAATAGAAAGGAACGAGATGCTTACTGGAATAGGAGGGAATAAAGACAGTATCGACGGCGTCGGATGTGGAAGGTGGCGGCGCTGCTTTGGCGGCTGTGGTAGGAATGTCCTTGGAATTGTTGACGGCTGCCGGAGCGCCGGTTACTGGAGCGGCGGTTGCCGGAGCGACGGATTGAGTAGCGGTGGGTTCGGAAGAAGAGTTGGGATTTTGGAGTTTAATTTCTAAGGGCTTCGACGGTTCTTGAATTGGTGATTTGCTGTGGTTGGTGTCCATTTGAACCCCCCGCCTCTCTTCCAGCCCTCGCTCAAACACACTACAAACAATCAAAGGGCTACGAGCTCgatttttattacaatttttatatcGAATAATattttacgagctcgataacctatatattattattatatattatttgtgactcgtgtttgtattcttttcttattttttttatttttttttagcgtttatgatttatttatgatttatcgttgtatttaaatttttttattaattttaaatataaattaattatttaaatatatatatatataatagtatttaaattgtataattttttttttaatagatacaCATTATCTAATGTGATGCTTGATTTTAATCCTTTATATTTTCCCACAATTATAgctctttataatttatttattaagagattgattaaatttaaaataagggTTAAAGGCAAagaaattgtatatattaaaaagatatgTATTTGGtgtacataataataatttttgtcaattttttttatattttatatatatatatatatatatgtgaatatgttatatttaatgttaattttaatcctttattattttaagttttgaaaaaaccttcaaattaagaaaattaaaataaaaaataattataatacttataagtAAAACAAATTGAAACACTCCATATAATAGAGTCTGATCCAAGTAACTTAACAATTTGAGTATTTCTTTGCTTTTGTTTTACATAAATCAATTGTATTATTGAGTTTTAAAACCTTATCccacatttaaaaaataaaagaacaaaagAGTAAACTATCTAAGCGATCTCTAATTATTCTGTTTATCTAAAACAAATCGGTCATTCAACTTTTTGAAAAGTTACCAATAACACTTCCGTTaactttttggttaaacataatggattaaacttaaaataatttatatatatatatatatatatatatatatatatattctttttaatcattatttttatatttatatatatataattattaaatagcttatatatataatattatcttttatcattaatttatatatttatataattattaaatctcttttatatatatagataatatatatatatattatttatttttatctatttctaATTATTAGTTCGAGAACGCGTTACAATGGAATCTCATTTCAATCATAACTCACTCCGTAACCACGTTGAAATCGTGGCTTCCTTCTTCCTCTTTCGTAAAGAAATGATTGGATATATatgtatggataaaaataaataatatatattatttatatatatataaaaaaaattatataaacataaaaattaatgataaaaaaatatataatattatatatataagctatttaataattatatatatatatatatatatatatatatatatatatatatatatatatatatatatatatatatatatatatatatatatatatatatatatatatatatatatacgaggGCAAATTACATATACGGTTCTCTAATTACTccaattatttacttttaaccatcaaattattttttaaaataaatcgtcccttcaacttttagaaaAGTCTCACAATCCCTCCCCTACGATAAAAAAAAACGGCCCGAACTTAGCCAGCCCGCTTTCATAGAACCGTGGCAACTCCGACTTAAGTGTTCATATTGGATTCTTGGGAACCATCACAAGTACAGTCGGCCTGTATTTAAACGATAAACCATGCCTAGATACTCAAGACCGGTTTTCCCAAAAAAGTAGAAACAATATGACTTATATGATACCGGATTTAGGCCGAATGAGTTTTGGTTAAATATaacggtttaagtttaaaatagttttttttatatattatctttaatcattattttttatatttatatatatatatatatatatatatatataattattaaatgattatatatatatatcattaatttttatataataatataattattaaattctttcatatatatagataatatatatatatatattatttatttttatctatatctgtatttatatttatacaaaaagtttaaaaataatttatatatattatttttaatcattaatatatatatatatataaatttatgtaatataaattttaaccaaTAGTTTGAAAGCTAAAAGTAAAGTAACCTTACATCTACTTAATTACTTTTAACCcttcacattattttttaaaatatctattatataaatattatatataaaataatgattaaaaataatatatatatatatatatagtataaattatttaaattttattgtatatagatttagatattaataaataatatatattttatctatatattatataaaagatttaataattatataaatataaaaattaataataataataataaaatatataatattatatatataatcgatttaataattatatatatatatatataaaaaaataattattaaagataatatataaaaaataatattttaagtttaaaccattaggtttaattaaaaagttgatgGAAGGACTATTGAgtgaattttttaaaagttgaagatgatttgttttaaaaattaatttaagatctAATAGTGAacgatcaaaataattaaaatatcgtCCAGATAATTTAccctaaatataaaaaataatgattaaagataatatataaaaaaaataatattttaagcctAACTCGTTATGTTTAaccaaaatgttaaaaaaaagcataaattttttaaaagtctTGTATTCGTGACTtctaaaagttgaaaaaaaagaacaattaaaataattaaaggtcCTCCAAATAATTTGCTTAAAACAAAAAGAATGATTAATCACatatactaaataaatacaaaaacaaaactaaaaaaaaataagaataatgataatgaatatttaaaataattacaagatGAGAGGAGTTTGGGCTTTGTCTCATATTTTGagatgaggagtgatagagtaagggaatttagtgagggaatgatgtggcttTACCTTCATTGgttagaaaatgtaaaagtgggaggaaagagataaaagagagaaattatttgattttttcagcgaataagattatgccacatcattccctcaccaaattcccttaccaaattccctcacctaatcatttctcttttgaGATAAGTCCAGAAATCACCCAAATGACAGAATTAACTGAAAAGTGttgatgttattattatatgtacAAATGACATGAGAGAAGGAAGGACATGATAAACTGGATTACAAATTTATCTACAGATACCAGTTACCATTCCTGAAAGAATCAAATGTTCCTCCATCCATTCCTatttacatacatacataaaacTTACCTTCTTATTATTCCTAATGTGGGTAGCTGGGAACCTATCCCTTCACCCATTTCACTATGAGGACGACAACACGACAATGATGAAGATCAATTAGCCATGACACTTGGAAACTATACACAGAATAGATATGAATGGTAATAATGGTGGTGGTAATAATGAAGGAACCGAAAGGAGAGAGCCATATCATCCTCACATCTTCCCTCGAGACTTCccctatataatatatatatatataatcttttattccTGCATGTCACCACACGAGAAATAACACTGATTTACCAACcacagattttttttaataatcattgtttgaaagaaagaaagaagatataaTGATGACACAGTTTCATACCTTTAGAAAGCAAAGTGAATTTTAGTTGCAAGGCTAAATAAATATCAGAGCATGCCAGTCAGCCAGCCACTCAAGAGAAGAGTGTGCTAGTAGTAGTAGCAGTACCCTGATAAATCTTAGtcctgctgctgctgctactGCTGCAATCTaagtaaacaaacaaacaaatcacTTATATAGAACAATCtcatatataaaagttaaacaTATAAACTATGCACAGAAGAATTTCGATCACTCACCAGTCCCCACCACGATAAGAGAGTTCTCACCCGTCGCTGCTGCTGCTGTTCTTGTCAGAAGTGTTGTTGTTAGCTTgttgttgaacgaactgagtACTGGGAGAATGATGACTAGGAGGAGGAGGGACCATCAATTGCACTTGTGCTGGGAGGATACCTGCAGCTGCTGCTATACATTCGCatccattcattcattcaattaatcaaaatagaaatgagaatttaagaaagaagagagaattTGCCTGTGGGATGATGATAGGGTGTTGGTACCAATGATGATGAAGCATTAAGACTTGTTCCTCCTACTCCATATTGCAAAACCTGGTGAGGAGGAGGAATGCTATAACCTTGAACTGTATTATAATACCCTTGACCACCACCACCAGGAATAATACtttggttattattattattattataagtgtagattGATGATGGCTGGTTAACTGCTCCCCCCAACCCATATATCATCTGTACATACTGTTGTTGACCCCCTGCCCCCACCCCTATGTAAGGGCTGTTGTTGTTGCTGCTGCTGTAACTGCCACCACCACCCTGGCCAGATTAAGGATACTTTACAttagcagcagcagcagcaacaacaacaaccgCCAGTTAAGAATCAGAAGCTAAAGAAGTTAATGAACTGAACGAACCTGTGGATAGATGTATTCAGGATTATAAGCTGCATACCTGCACAAATAAATCAGAATCTCAAGAATCTTTTACACGCCTAGcataaaagtttttttattttttttaaatcgtgtTACTAACCCATAGCCATAGCCATAACCATAGGGAGGATGATACATATTCAATCCTTGTTGATAGTTGCTGCTAAATGAAACTGGTTGTTGTTGCTGCTGATAACCTAAACCTCTGACAAAGCCcccacctcctcctcctctaACACCTGCTGGCGCCCTTCCCAAATTATAAGGACTTGAAAATCTAGGTCTTCCTATAACCAATAACACCAAACTATCTCATCTTCAtctaattatgaaaaaataaacataaccCATTTGCAGTTGTTTGCGTGTTACCGAAATTCAAGGTAGGTCTGGGTCTCCCAAGAGAAGCAAGATTGCAATTGGCTCGTCTACCATCAATAATTGGAGCTGCATCAACACAAGCTCTTCTAGCAGATTCCGGGTCTCGGAAAGTCACCTATTTATAACAAGAGACTCCAACTCATTCAAATGTAAATCCAATTTGTCATTTTCTTTGGGGTTTTCTAAAACTAGGGTATActgataaaaagaaatatatgatCGCATCTGAATTTACAAAAATGAAGTAATATATGCTTAATACAATCTACTCATTGATTGAAAACTAAATGGAAGTTTTAAGGAAGAAAGCATGAACTGGATCAACACAAtagtataaacaaataatatttgaacCTAACGGAATCAAATgaacaaaaagaaaagaaaaggaaaaaactCACAAAACCATAGCCTTTAGATCGGCCGGTGTTCTTATCGGTGATGACAACCGCCTCCAGAATCTCACCGAACTGTTCGAAATAACGATGCATCGTCTCGCTCTGCGTCTCCCACGCGAGTCCTCCAACAAAGACCTTGGTGTAGGTCGTATCTCCAAACGGAGAGTTCAAATACTGAAGCCCTGAACTCGAACTCGATCCAGAACTCGGACCAGGAATAGGTGACTGTTGATAAGCcataagaagaagaagcagcagCAGAAGAAGAAGGGTTAAGAAACTTCAGTCGTGGAAATTAAAGGGTAGAGAGAAGAAGGCGGATTCAGAAGAAAAACCCTAGAAGAGTCTGACGACGATCATGATGAGGAAGATAAGTTAAAAGTGAGAATCATCGGATTCCAAGGAAAGGGGAAAAGTTTGGCCttgtttttgaaataaaagtGATCTAGAAGCAGAGTGATCGAGGCAACAGACTTTCACGATCACATCCCCCCATGATTAAAGCGACTAACTACggaaagagaagaga is drawn from Impatiens glandulifera chromosome 3, dImpGla2.1, whole genome shotgun sequence and contains these coding sequences:
- the LOC124928958 gene encoding psbP domain-containing protein 3, chloroplastic, which translates into the protein MAPLSCLHIHQFLPPLGLHPVAITAASPPPPRFSSSSNSKLIHSLCRSCLRTTTNNNQNQNSRIQFQGSRREALFAAFSFPALLSLPPLAWAVDTASDFRLYSDDLNKYKIMIPQVSFVECQLGSALTVDWQVGAGDSNGINSVTAFVPQESSGSNVSVVITGLGADFTRVESFGKVYEFAESLVGGLDRSWQRPPGVSAKLIDSKSSNGLYYIEYTLQNPGESRRHLISVLGVANNGWYNRLYTVTGQYLEEDSEKYGSKIEQAIASFRFI
- the LOC124931482 gene encoding SWI/SNF complex subunit SWI3B, with amino-acid sequence MDTNHSKSPIQEPSKPLEIKLQNPNSSSEPTATQSVAPATAAPVTGAPAAVNNSKDIPTTAAKAAPPPSTSDAVDTVFIPSYSRWFSWNGIHDCETRFLPEFFDGKSPSKNPRVYKYYRNSIITRYRENSTAKISFTEARKSIIGDVGSVRRVFDFLEAWGLINYNGSTSKIPLKWDEKETKSSTASNSSNHVNEQAANPDFIATKKRLCSGCKSVCSIACFVSDKFGLTLCARCYVRGNYRVGVSSSDFKRVEINEEIKADWTDKETLHLLEAAMHYGDDWKKISEHVGGGRSERECVNRFIKLPFGEQFVAGHPDSVDDDADVIEDESPAKRMRFNPLADASNPIMAQAAFLSAIVGVNVAETTAQSAIAALSKEVNEKGCLKAMACIERDERDMERAISHITNVQMKEIQEKILKFEEVDLQMEKEWQQLHQMKNLLFADQLTLIFNKPATTTTTKIATTNNDVVTVTAAAANNGGGESSSSTKEEEEEEINAA